One window of Bacteroides sp. genomic DNA carries:
- a CDS encoding carboxypeptidase regulatory-like domain-containing protein encodes MRKQTFLMCVIAALFLMIGANTAFAQVTTSSMTGRVVDTNNEPLPGATVLAIHEPSGTRYGTTTNIEGRFNIQGMRTGGPYLVEVTYIGYGKESFSDITLFLGESFVLEVVLSEGVLELGEVLVVGLRSSAFQTDKTGATTNISNLQLNSMPTINRSISDVARISPYANNMGFAGGDGRSTNFTVDGANFNNNFGLGSNLPGGGNPISLDAIEEIQVVIAPFDVRQTNFIGGGINAITKSGTNTFKGSAYTYFTNQNLRGNQIGDVDFGERDEESTQVYGGTLGGPIIKNKLFFFVNGEYELQPGQVVTWRPSENGVANPDQMLSRASISDMEAVRQHLIDNYGYDPGSYNSFPADEFNGKLLARLDWNINNANKVSFRYNYTKNQGWNPTNGNSTDAGFRNRNMNRISQHSMAFSNSLYSMDNIVNSFSLDYNSRISNVVSNQFLTTYTKIKDMRGSTSEPFPFIDIMYGVTEGGQQILEPYISAGYELFTWNNGVNNNIFNVINNTNIYLSDHKITLGASYEFQMANNSYMRNGTGYYRYASLEDFLNQAAPRDFALTYGYDGEKNPAAEVRFNQIGAYAQDEWNLSSDFKLTYGIRADYIQYVDNIIRNNAIYELDFGGRTIDTGEWPTPKVQLSPRAGFSWDVMGDQMMKLRGGSGMFAGRLPLVFFTNMPTNSGMVQGSYAAVTRYDEDGNVTVVNPALAGLAGPMLTDVDEMIAFLGLQNTISPEDGALPRDINGIDPDFKMPKVWKTSLAMDYEVPASFPMTVTLEGIYTKSINGVVLKNYNLEQPDNSWLRFNGPDDRYIYPELEEIEYTSKNAYVLSNTDEGWGATGNLTITAEPMENLNLMFAYTYTESKEVSGMPGSNAASAYNGLIQINGPHLPMVQRSEYVIPSRAIGSLSYRIPYLNDHMATTINLFYSGYSPYGYSFTYENDMNGDGYATDLIYIPSEKGEVQFISQADEDAFFAFVEQDKYLSNHKGEYAEAYAARAPWTHRFDLRVAQDFSVNVAGRKNTLQFSLDLLNFGNLLNNTWGVNKNMFSANNGQILVYEGVDEGNVPIFSMAKDSDENFLTESYSTYYNYNQAWRLQLSLRYIF; translated from the coding sequence ATGAGAAAACAAACCTTTTTGATGTGTGTGATTGCAGCTTTGTTCCTGATGATAGGAGCAAATACTGCGTTTGCTCAGGTAACGACCTCCAGCATGACCGGCCGGGTGGTTGACACCAACAATGAGCCTCTCCCGGGGGCCACTGTTTTAGCCATTCATGAGCCATCCGGAACACGTTATGGTACTACTACCAACATTGAAGGTCGCTTTAACATTCAGGGTATGCGTACCGGTGGTCCATATCTTGTGGAAGTGACTTACATTGGATATGGAAAAGAATCTTTTTCGGATATCACCTTATTCCTGGGTGAGTCTTTTGTTTTGGAGGTAGTCCTTAGTGAGGGTGTGCTAGAACTGGGTGAAGTTTTGGTGGTAGGCCTCAGATCGTCTGCTTTTCAAACAGATAAAACGGGTGCAACCACCAACATTTCAAACCTGCAATTGAACTCAATGCCCACCATTAACCGGAGCATCTCGGATGTTGCCCGCATTTCTCCCTATGCGAATAATATGGGTTTTGCAGGTGGGGATGGACGTTCCACCAACTTTACGGTTGATGGTGCGAATTTCAATAACAACTTTGGTTTGGGTTCTAACCTCCCTGGTGGGGGAAATCCAATTTCTCTGGATGCCATCGAGGAGATCCAGGTTGTAATTGCTCCTTTCGATGTTCGACAGACCAATTTCATTGGTGGTGGGATCAACGCCATTACCAAGTCAGGGACCAATACATTTAAAGGTTCTGCCTACACCTATTTCACCAACCAGAATTTGCGAGGTAACCAGATTGGAGATGTTGATTTTGGAGAGCGTGATGAAGAATCAACCCAGGTTTACGGAGGTACATTGGGTGGGCCCATCATCAAGAACAAATTATTCTTCTTTGTTAATGGAGAATACGAATTACAACCAGGACAAGTTGTTACCTGGAGGCCTTCTGAAAACGGAGTTGCCAATCCTGACCAGATGCTTTCCCGTGCCAGCATTTCCGATATGGAAGCTGTCAGGCAGCACTTGATTGATAATTATGGTTATGATCCTGGTTCCTATAATAGTTTCCCGGCAGATGAATTTAATGGAAAACTTCTGGCTCGCCTTGACTGGAACATCAATAATGCCAATAAAGTGAGTTTCCGTTACAACTATACCAAAAATCAGGGATGGAATCCCACCAACGGTAACTCCACCGATGCTGGTTTCCGTAACAGGAACATGAACCGTATCTCCCAGCACTCCATGGCGTTCTCCAATTCATTGTATTCCATGGATAATATAGTGAATTCCTTCTCATTGGATTATAACAGCAGGATTTCAAATGTCGTCTCCAATCAGTTTCTGACCACTTACACCAAGATTAAGGATATGCGTGGTTCCACTTCCGAACCCTTCCCTTTCATTGACATCATGTATGGGGTTACTGAAGGCGGACAGCAGATTCTTGAGCCTTATATTTCTGCAGGCTATGAATTGTTTACCTGGAACAATGGTGTAAATAACAACATTTTTAATGTTATCAACAACACCAACATTTATTTAAGCGACCACAAAATAACGCTGGGTGCAAGTTATGAATTCCAAATGGCAAACAACTCCTATATGCGTAATGGAACGGGTTATTACCGCTACGCCAGCCTTGAGGATTTCCTCAACCAGGCTGCCCCCCGGGATTTTGCTTTGACCTATGGTTATGACGGAGAAAAAAATCCTGCCGCCGAAGTTAGGTTTAACCAAATTGGTGCCTATGCGCAGGACGAGTGGAATTTGTCTTCCGATTTCAAGTTAACCTACGGGATTCGCGCTGACTATATTCAGTATGTGGATAACATCATTAGAAATAATGCCATTTATGAATTGGATTTTGGTGGAAGAACCATTGATACTGGCGAATGGCCAACCCCTAAAGTTCAATTGTCCCCCAGGGCTGGTTTTTCATGGGACGTAATGGGTGACCAAATGATGAAACTCAGAGGGGGTAGTGGGATGTTTGCAGGAAGATTGCCCCTGGTATTCTTCACCAATATGCCTACCAACTCAGGGATGGTGCAGGGTAGTTATGCAGCTGTCACCAGGTATGATGAGGATGGTAATGTTACCGTTGTTAATCCTGCTTTAGCTGGTTTGGCTGGCCCGATGCTTACCGACGTGGATGAAATGATTGCTTTCCTGGGTTTGCAGAATACCATTTCTCCTGAAGATGGTGCTTTGCCGAGGGATATTAACGGGATTGACCCTGACTTTAAAATGCCCAAAGTGTGGAAAACATCATTGGCTATGGATTATGAAGTACCGGCCTCATTCCCCATGACGGTTACCTTGGAAGGGATCTACACCAAGAGCATCAATGGCGTTGTGCTGAAAAATTACAACCTGGAACAACCTGATAATAGCTGGCTGCGATTTAATGGTCCCGATGACCGGTATATTTATCCTGAACTGGAGGAAATTGAGTACACTTCCAAAAATGCTTATGTCCTGTCAAACACGGATGAAGGTTGGGGCGCAACCGGTAACCTTACCATTACTGCCGAACCGATGGAAAATCTTAATTTGATGTTCGCTTACACGTATACCGAGTCAAAAGAAGTTTCCGGTATGCCCGGTAGCAATGCAGCTTCAGCCTATAATGGTCTTATTCAGATTAATGGCCCTCATTTGCCAATGGTACAGCGTTCAGAATATGTTATTCCTTCGAGGGCTATTGGTTCGCTTTCATACAGGATTCCCTACCTGAATGACCATATGGCAACGACTATCAACCTGTTTTATTCAGGATACTCTCCCTATGGCTATAGCTTCACCTATGAAAACGATATGAATGGCGATGGTTATGCCACCGATCTGATTTACATTCCTTCTGAAAAAGGTGAAGTTCAGTTTATCAGCCAGGCCGACGAGGATGCTTTCTTTGCTTTTGTGGAACAGGATAAATACCTGAGCAATCACAAGGGTGAATATGCTGAAGCCTACGCTGCAAGGGCCCCCTGGACGCACAGGTTCGATTTGCGCGTTGCTCAGGATTTCAGTGTCAATGTTGCTGGAAGAAAAAATACTTTGCAATTCAGCCTTGACTTGTTGAACTTTGGAAACCTCCTCAACAATACCTGGGGGGTTAACAAAAACATGTTCAGTGCCAACAATGGACAGATACTGGTCTATGAAGGCGTTGATGAGGGTAATGTGCCAATCTTCTCAATGGCCAAAGATTCGGATGAGAATTTCCTGACAGAATCTTACTCTACGTATTATAATTATAACCAAGCCTGGAGATTGCAGTTGAGCCTTAGGTATATCTTCTAG
- a CDS encoding HAMP domain-containing sensor histidine kinase: protein MIKNATPRKLALITSLIVSLGFSLAYGITSLLVYGELLWKTLLVGNMVLFVISFFLFRYILERFIYDRIRLIYKTIHDLKAPKSQKKPRVADKTDIIQETNQEVLAWASDKKKEVEELKKLETYRREFLGNVSHELKTPIFNIQGYVLTLLDGGMDDPEINRKYLMRTEQSIDRMISIIEDLEAIAKMESGELKLNMSSFDIVALARDVMDFMEIKAATRNIHLHFGRNYDSPINVHADRQGIQQVLTNLLVNSIKYGTENGRTKISFFDMDENILIEVTDSGIGIPREELPRVFERFYRGDKSRSFREGDGGTGLGLAIVKHVIEAHNQTINVRSTLGVGTTFAFTLSKAKSPSGAIRNVFLI, encoded by the coding sequence ATGATCAAAAATGCAACCCCGCGGAAACTTGCCCTGATCACCTCCCTGATCGTTTCTTTAGGTTTCTCCCTGGCATACGGTATTACTTCCCTACTGGTTTACGGGGAGCTTCTCTGGAAAACCCTTCTGGTGGGTAATATGGTTCTTTTTGTTATCTCCTTTTTTCTGTTCCGATACATCCTTGAGCGGTTTATTTATGATCGCATCCGTTTGATATATAAGACTATACATGACCTGAAAGCCCCAAAAAGCCAGAAAAAGCCGAGGGTTGCTGACAAAACCGATATCATTCAGGAAACCAATCAGGAAGTGCTTGCCTGGGCTTCCGACAAGAAAAAAGAGGTGGAAGAGCTAAAAAAGCTGGAGACCTATCGTCGTGAATTTCTGGGTAATGTGTCTCATGAACTCAAAACCCCCATTTTTAACATCCAGGGGTATGTGCTGACCCTGCTCGACGGGGGCATGGATGATCCGGAGATCAACCGAAAATACCTGATGCGAACCGAACAGAGCATCGACCGGATGATCAGTATTATCGAAGATCTTGAAGCCATTGCAAAAATGGAGTCGGGCGAATTAAAGCTGAATATGTCGTCCTTCGATATCGTTGCCCTTGCCCGCGATGTCATGGATTTTATGGAGATCAAGGCAGCAACCCGTAACATTCATTTGCATTTTGGCCGGAATTATGATTCACCCATCAATGTCCATGCCGACCGCCAAGGCATACAGCAGGTACTGACCAACCTGCTTGTTAATTCTATCAAATATGGTACCGAAAATGGACGAACCAAGATCAGTTTCTTCGACATGGATGAAAACATCCTGATTGAAGTAACGGATAGTGGCATCGGGATACCCCGCGAAGAACTGCCCAGGGTCTTTGAACGCTTTTACCGGGGCGACAAGAGTCGTTCTTTCCGCGAAGGCGATGGCGGCACGGGTCTGGGCCTGGCCATTGTGAAGCACGTCATCGAAGCCCACAACCAAACCATCAATGTCAGGAGTACCCTGGGTGTGGGAACCACTTTTGCCTTTACCCTCAGCAAGGCAAAAAGCCCTTCAGGCGCCATAAGAAATGTATTTCTCATCTGA
- a CDS encoding response regulator transcription factor — protein sequence MNQENFRILLVDDEPDILEFIGYNLTREGYSVFKAENGLQALKMARQVLPHLIILDVMMPEMDGMETCVELRKFPELSHTVIAFLTARGEDYSQLAGFDAGADDYITKPIKPSLLIGRVKALLRRSKQTTPETDSLQAGTIRIDRERYLVIKDQQEITLPKKEFELLTLLVSRPNKVFSREEIFASVWGTDVVVGDRTIDVHVRKLREKIGIENIKTVKGVGYKFEV from the coding sequence ATGAATCAGGAAAATTTCCGCATTCTATTGGTCGACGATGAGCCCGACATCCTTGAGTTTATTGGCTATAATCTTACCCGCGAAGGTTATTCGGTTTTTAAGGCAGAGAATGGGCTGCAAGCCTTGAAAATGGCCAGGCAGGTGTTGCCTCACCTGATTATCCTGGATGTGATGATGCCCGAAATGGATGGGATGGAAACCTGTGTGGAACTTAGGAAATTTCCTGAATTGTCGCATACGGTCATTGCCTTCCTTACTGCGCGTGGTGAGGACTATTCACAGCTGGCGGGCTTTGATGCTGGTGCTGATGATTATATTACCAAACCCATCAAGCCCAGTCTGCTCATCGGGAGGGTGAAAGCCCTGTTGCGGCGCTCAAAGCAAACGACCCCCGAAACAGATAGCCTTCAAGCTGGTACTATTCGCATTGACCGCGAACGCTACCTGGTTATTAAGGATCAGCAGGAAATCACCTTACCAAAAAAGGAATTTGAGTTGCTTACCCTGCTTGTTTCAAGGCCCAACAAAGTCTTCTCCCGCGAAGAGATCTTTGCAAGTGTTTGGGGCACCGATGTGGTGGTTGGCGACCGGACCATTGATGTGCACGTAAGGAAACTGCGCGAAAAGATAGGCATTGAAAACATCAAAACCGTTAAAGGCGTTGGCTATAAATTCGAGGTTTAA
- a CDS encoding porin family protein, which translates to MEQEIMVKRQIIFFVAIILFVLWPWKMALGQGFGGGLKGGLAASEVSGDNLGGPDKLGWFAAVFTNTALGDITRIQLELMYIQKGSRSTPDEKNNFYDYRFALQYVEIPFLLIVDFPWGGGGRFADRLSLETGLSAAFLVGSEEMENDRMLDLSEEKPFHGAELNLLLGFYYPVTSQLNFHLRFSQGITPLRPHEGGTSVWYNRGQYNTAWTFGISWNLL; encoded by the coding sequence TTGGAACAGGAGATTATGGTGAAACGGCAAATAATCTTTTTCGTGGCCATTATTTTATTTGTTTTGTGGCCGTGGAAGATGGCCTTGGGGCAAGGTTTTGGTGGCGGCCTGAAAGGAGGCCTTGCTGCCAGCGAGGTTTCAGGCGACAACTTGGGCGGACCCGATAAACTGGGCTGGTTTGCAGCTGTTTTTACCAATACCGCTTTGGGTGACATAACCAGGATTCAGCTCGAGCTGATGTATATCCAGAAAGGTAGCCGTTCAACACCCGATGAAAAGAACAATTTTTATGATTACCGCTTTGCCTTGCAATATGTCGAAATTCCCTTCTTACTCATTGTTGACTTCCCCTGGGGCGGAGGAGGGCGGTTTGCCGACCGGCTGTCACTTGAAACGGGCCTTTCGGCTGCGTTTCTGGTAGGGTCAGAGGAAATGGAAAATGACCGCATGTTGGATCTTTCCGAGGAAAAGCCCTTTCATGGGGCAGAACTAAACCTGCTTCTGGGCTTTTATTATCCAGTGACCAGCCAACTCAATTTTCACCTGCGTTTTTCCCAGGGCATTACCCCGCTTAGGCCCCACGAGGGTGGCACTTCCGTTTGGTACAACCGGGGTCAGTATAACACTGCCTGGACCTTTGGCATATCCTGGAACTTGCTTTAA
- a CDS encoding response regulator, translated as MISNGIHNNTHEGNKTEELLDLYWYALDESCPLVMVNEHGKITYVNSRFKTLTGFSLTDVQGPLSDLLYTGSHHEGFKEELTELIRSGKTWRRKICLRNLGGQAIGFYATFYPTPGMDPSGHHLLILLPENSKPGEQKETIEPPVRDFSNLAHDLRNPLYNLTALCGLLQDTPLDEKQRDYISKMRQSADQLSAMIEELLHSCVKTTSPVLPVSLPFNVKETIEKFPSFFSQQASSQGITTKLEVDDNLSKEVYGDEKKLNRLVNHITDYLFLRSDLRSLRISALNEPALDDRIEISFFFLGQYSTSAIDTPSPVEAPDHGKNRELELIRSEISNLDGKILLEEENPQAFYFHFTLPFRLSPATEIQAEHESLQEPAPDFPSDAKILVAEDVELNQLVMKHQLQKMGLEADFVRTGFNVLERLRVFAYDLVLMDVQMPGMNGLQTIEAIRSDSSKPYHRIPIIGITASIGGNAREQCLKAGADDFVPKPYNLDDLRTKLKKLITEYRQKKSIDMEKPPKQTDMTPHERCFDLSYLEEISEGDQEFSSTMISYFIDNTPPVMENLEKKVQEEEWEEVRQIAHKLKPQVVYMGIHQIEDEVEKVENFAQHLENLEKIPLLVERIARIIGLAIDQLKDELKNFS; from the coding sequence ATGATCTCAAACGGAATCCATAACAATACCCATGAAGGGAATAAAACCGAAGAGTTACTGGATTTGTATTGGTATGCCCTGGATGAGAGCTGCCCGCTGGTCATGGTTAACGAGCACGGCAAAATCACATACGTGAACAGCAGATTCAAGACTTTAACGGGTTTTAGCCTGACAGATGTTCAGGGTCCTTTGTCTGACTTGCTTTATACGGGCTCCCATCATGAAGGTTTTAAGGAAGAATTGACAGAATTAATCCGGTCAGGAAAGACCTGGCGAAGAAAAATATGTTTAAGAAACCTGGGCGGTCAGGCAATCGGTTTTTATGCCACTTTTTATCCCACGCCGGGAATGGACCCTTCTGGACATCATCTGCTTATTCTTCTGCCTGAGAATAGTAAGCCTGGTGAGCAAAAGGAGACTATCGAACCACCCGTAAGGGATTTTTCTAATCTTGCCCACGACTTACGTAACCCCCTATATAATCTCACGGCACTTTGCGGCCTTTTGCAGGACACACCACTGGATGAGAAGCAAAGGGATTATATCAGCAAAATGAGACAATCGGCCGATCAGTTGTCGGCTATGATCGAGGAACTGCTGCACTCTTGTGTAAAAACCACCTCCCCTGTCCTTCCAGTTTCCTTACCCTTCAATGTGAAAGAAACCATAGAGAAATTTCCCTCTTTTTTTTCGCAACAGGCCTCATCGCAAGGAATTACAACAAAGCTGGAGGTGGATGACAATCTATCGAAAGAAGTTTACGGGGATGAAAAGAAGCTAAATAGGCTGGTCAATCACATCACTGATTATCTTTTTCTGCGGAGCGATCTGCGTTCATTAAGGATCTCGGCCCTAAATGAACCTGCCTTAGATGATCGAATTGAAATCTCTTTCTTCTTTCTTGGGCAATATTCAACTTCCGCGATTGATACTCCATCGCCTGTCGAAGCTCCGGATCATGGGAAAAACCGGGAACTGGAACTAATAAGATCAGAAATTTCGAACCTTGATGGGAAGATCCTGCTTGAGGAAGAAAACCCGCAAGCTTTTTATTTTCATTTTACATTACCATTCCGCTTATCACCTGCCACTGAAATCCAGGCTGAGCATGAGTCATTGCAGGAACCTGCGCCAGATTTTCCCTCAGATGCCAAAATACTTGTGGCGGAAGATGTAGAACTCAACCAGCTGGTAATGAAGCATCAGTTGCAGAAAATGGGCCTTGAAGCTGACTTCGTCAGGACAGGTTTTAATGTGCTTGAAAGGCTCAGGGTCTTTGCTTACGACCTGGTGCTTATGGATGTTCAGATGCCAGGGATGAACGGACTTCAAACCATTGAGGCCATAAGGTCCGACTCTTCGAAACCCTATCACCGGATCCCCATCATAGGCATCACGGCGAGCATCGGAGGAAATGCAAGGGAACAATGTCTCAAGGCAGGAGCCGACGATTTTGTTCCAAAACCTTACAATCTGGATGATCTGAGAACTAAATTAAAGAAACTGATTACCGAATACAGGCAAAAAAAATCCATTGATATGGAAAAACCTCCCAAACAAACAGATATGACACCCCATGAGAGGTGCTTTGATTTGAGTTACCTGGAAGAAATCAGCGAGGGTGATCAAGAGTTTTCTTCAACGATGATCTCCTATTTCATTGATAATACCCCTCCTGTGATGGAAAACCTTGAAAAGAAGGTTCAGGAAGAGGAATGGGAAGAAGTGCGCCAGATTGCCCACAAATTAAAGCCCCAGGTGGTATACATGGGCATTCACCAAATTGAGGATGAGGTGGAAAAGGTAGAAAACTTTGCTCAGCATCTCGAAAACCTTGAAAAGATTCCTTTACTGGTCGAAAGGATTGCACGCATTATTGGTCTGGCTATTGACCAACTGAAAGACGAACTGAAGAATTTCAGCTAA
- a CDS encoding response regulator transcription factor has translation MKILVCEDDYMVIKAIEHKLTREGYEVDIANDGRMATEKLKSERYDLVITDLLMPFSGGLELINLMKNELKKETPIIVLSKVGNEETIIEAFKLGADDYLTKPFSPNELSIRVKRFLIRR, from the coding sequence ATGAAGATTCTCGTTTGCGAGGATGACTATATGGTCATCAAAGCTATTGAGCACAAATTAACCAGGGAAGGATACGAGGTAGACATTGCCAACGACGGACGGATGGCTACCGAGAAGCTGAAATCCGAAAGGTATGACCTGGTTATTACCGACCTGCTGATGCCCTTTAGCGGGGGGCTGGAGCTGATCAACCTGATGAAAAATGAGCTCAAAAAGGAAACCCCGATCATTGTGCTTTCAAAGGTAGGCAATGAGGAAACAATCATTGAAGCCTTTAAGCTAGGGGCCGATGACTACCTGACCAAGCCATTCAGCCCCAATGAATTATCCATTAGGGTAAAACGGTTTTTAATCAGGCGATAA
- a CDS encoding YaiO family outer membrane beta-barrel protein produces MKRLSTRISKRPISKLMLLPLFLLMVIVMPATSQGQGLPVPQLNLDDLFFQAQDLAFEQEGEAARELCQQILDLNPDYHDASILMARTLSWEKRYDEAKEILEGVLEKEPANKSALLAMTDNLAWAGEYQEAIEYFDKVIITDPNNPDLLFRKAQMLNELGEYQPTVILLNQILDIDPTHRDAKMLLSTIEVGRLRNFVGVGYRGDYFEMANSWHLFYAEYGRRTQTLGTVIARVNVANRYELTGAQIEMDAYPSLGPGTYLYLNAGYSPHEKLFPIFRGGLELFQKLPRAWEASAGFRLLNFEENDLFIVTGSLSKYYKQYYFSFRPFFTFASNTPSSQSYFFTIRRYFSSPDHHLSITAGTGFSADDDALIGAEVYNLESNKVMLWYQQKATPQLIIRAGAGYQYYKNGVWGNKYSVEAGIAYLF; encoded by the coding sequence ATGAAAAGACTATCCACCCGAATATCGAAAAGACCCATAAGTAAGCTGATGCTACTGCCTCTGTTTTTACTGATGGTTATCGTGATGCCGGCGACCTCCCAGGGACAGGGGCTTCCTGTTCCCCAGCTCAACCTCGATGACCTGTTCTTTCAGGCCCAGGACCTTGCCTTTGAGCAGGAAGGGGAAGCGGCCAGGGAGTTGTGCCAGCAAATCCTGGACCTAAACCCCGATTACCACGATGCCAGTATTTTGATGGCACGCACCTTGTCGTGGGAAAAGCGCTATGATGAAGCCAAAGAGATCCTGGAAGGCGTCCTCGAAAAAGAACCTGCCAACAAATCGGCCCTGCTGGCCATGACCGATAACCTGGCCTGGGCAGGCGAATATCAGGAAGCCATTGAATATTTTGACAAGGTAATCATTACCGATCCTAACAACCCCGACTTATTGTTCAGAAAAGCCCAGATGCTCAACGAGCTGGGTGAATACCAACCCACGGTCATCCTGTTGAATCAGATCCTCGACATTGATCCTACGCACCGGGATGCCAAGATGCTTTTGTCGACCATAGAGGTAGGTCGGCTCCGGAACTTCGTGGGTGTGGGATACCGGGGAGATTATTTTGAGATGGCCAATTCCTGGCATCTGTTTTATGCTGAATACGGCCGCCGCACCCAGACCCTTGGCACCGTCATTGCAAGGGTAAATGTTGCAAACCGATATGAACTGACAGGCGCACAGATTGAGATGGATGCCTACCCTTCCCTAGGTCCCGGCACCTACCTGTATTTAAATGCAGGATACTCACCCCACGAAAAATTATTTCCCATATTCAGGGGTGGTCTTGAACTGTTCCAAAAGCTCCCCCGGGCTTGGGAAGCTTCGGCAGGATTCAGATTACTCAATTTTGAGGAAAACGACCTGTTTATTGTGACCGGGTCGCTTAGCAAATATTACAAGCAGTATTATTTCAGTTTCAGGCCCTTTTTCACCTTTGCCAGCAACACCCCCAGTTCACAGTCCTATTTCTTTACCATCCGCAGGTATTTCTCTTCACCCGATCACCATCTATCGATTACAGCAGGGACAGGGTTCTCAGCCGATGATGATGCCCTGATTGGTGCGGAGGTTTATAACCTGGAAAGCAACAAGGTGATGCTTTGGTATCAGCAGAAAGCCACCCCACAACTCATTATCAGGGCGGGGGCTGGATACCAGTATTACAAAAACGGTGTCTGGGGCAATAAATATTCGGTTGAGGCCGGCATTGCTTATTTGTTTTAA
- a CDS encoding HEAT repeat domain-containing protein, producing MKKRNTMTTGIRTIKVFFSILVFLSVTGLFLEAQATAYAQTPGNDSNDTVQIDESPAPAETANDSLGKITELSTKDLWEWFVNRYRQASLKVKILVVIVIYLIISLILLFTFIIVNRTIKTRERRQAKEIREIYQEELTNFLFGEDNQTFEFTGIHHEGNREIFINELLSLHNNLYGEAANRLRDLYFNLELYKDSMRKVNSGRWNIKAKGFSELAQMDVKDANRNIANYINSKNKILRIESQVALVKLNEEDPLGFLDELKYELTEWEQINILNTLNYHQIKIDSFDRWMNSENDSVVIFVTKLAGLNKQLQSWPKVLELLEHQNPKVRKAAIKTLDMFEVSENAGLLKEVYIKDQPQEEKEGDVFYNLNMDHNRKAVIEALGTIATSDDLPFLEQVLRTDKDFDILKKTVAIVRELKPGGMELLDKILVNADEDLRKIIENAKQTAVQ from the coding sequence ATGAAAAAACGCAATACAATGACTACAGGAATAAGAACCATCAAGGTTTTTTTCAGCATACTGGTTTTTTTATCGGTTACAGGGCTTTTTCTGGAAGCTCAAGCAACCGCTTACGCCCAGACCCCTGGCAATGATTCCAATGATACTGTTCAAATTGATGAAAGCCCTGCCCCGGCTGAAACCGCAAACGATAGCCTGGGAAAAATCACCGAGCTTTCGACAAAAGATCTTTGGGAATGGTTTGTCAACCGGTATCGACAGGCCAGCCTGAAGGTCAAGATCCTGGTGGTAATCGTAATTTACCTGATCATCAGCCTTATCCTGCTTTTTACTTTTATCATCGTCAACCGAACCATCAAGACCCGGGAGCGAAGGCAGGCAAAGGAGATCCGTGAGATTTACCAGGAAGAACTTACCAACTTTCTGTTTGGCGAAGACAATCAAACCTTTGAGTTCACCGGGATTCACCACGAAGGAAACCGGGAAATCTTCATCAACGAGTTGCTTTCGCTCCACAACAACCTGTATGGAGAAGCAGCCAACCGTTTGCGCGACCTGTATTTCAACCTGGAATTGTACAAGGACTCGATGCGGAAAGTTAATTCCGGCCGGTGGAATATCAAAGCCAAAGGGTTCAGTGAACTGGCCCAGATGGACGTGAAAGATGCTAACCGAAACATTGCTAATTACATTAACTCAAAGAATAAAATTCTGCGTATTGAATCACAGGTTGCGCTGGTGAAACTGAATGAAGAAGACCCCCTGGGGTTCCTCGATGAGCTGAAATATGAGCTGACAGAATGGGAACAGATCAATATTCTGAATACCCTTAATTACCACCAGATAAAAATTGATTCTTTCGACCGCTGGATGAATAGTGAGAACGACAGTGTGGTCATCTTTGTTACCAAACTGGCAGGCCTGAACAAACAACTGCAATCGTGGCCAAAGGTTCTGGAATTGCTCGAACACCAAAACCCAAAAGTCCGTAAAGCAGCCATCAAAACCCTGGATATGTTTGAGGTTTCCGAAAATGCGGGATTATTAAAAGAGGTGTATATTAAGGACCAGCCCCAAGAAGAAAAAGAAGGTGATGTCTTTTATAACCTCAACATGGATCACAACCGTAAAGCTGTAATCGAAGCCCTGGGAACCATTGCCACTTCCGATGACCTCCCCTTCCTCGAGCAGGTGTTGCGGACCGATAAAGACTTCGATATCCTGAAAAAGACAGTGGCTATCGTCCGCGAACTGAAACCTGGCGGAATGGAACTGCTCGACAAGATTTTGGTCAATGCCGATGAAGACCTTCGTAAGATAATTGAGAACGCAAAACAAACCGCAGTACAATGA